In the genome of Dromiciops gliroides isolate mDroGli1 chromosome 1, mDroGli1.pri, whole genome shotgun sequence, the window TCAAGCTCAGAGTAGTGATGACTGTTGGGTAAGAGGAGGACGTGGGCACCTTTGTTGCCACACAGGATGGCTCGGAGGTCCTTTGATGTGGCCTCACTGACAAAGACCGATGGGATCTCGATCTGCTGCCGGATATCATCATACACATGCACCATGTTGACCAGGTCATTGGACTGGACGTTGTGCACGATGACTGCCTTGTAGCCGGCCTGCTGGGCATGGAGGACCTTGAGGTCAAAGGTGCAATCGAAGCGGCGCACTAGCGCGATGGAGCCAAGGGAATGGTTGGATGTGATCGGACCCTCAATGGGCTGGCAGGCATTGGGTGGCTGGGCCTCAATCAGGTATCCCTGAACACCATCCTCAGAGAGGGGAGCCCCAAACAGGGCAGGTGCATCGCTGAAGTCCACCACACCGGCACCGTCACTGGTCACCGCCCGGACCAGGGCCTCGCTGGCTGGCAGCTCCAGCAGCAGAAAAAGGAATGCCACAGGCCTGGGGAAGTGGAAGGCCATCCCCCTCATCCCTGCTGCCCCCATGGCTGGGGGGTGGTGTCGTGCAGGGGTCCCACCCGAGCAGGGCCCGGCCCAGGGGATGGATGGGGTGCCACTGTCCTCTTGCTGCCTCACACTTAGAGCTCCCTCCTGGAGTGATGGGGCTTGAGGGGGGGCCCAGCTTCTTGTCAGGGGGTGGCTAGTGCTCTGGAGAGGTGCTTATGTCCCTCATTCATTGGCAGGAGCCTCAGAGGGGCCACTGTGTCTGGCGGGCCATAACAAGGACAGGGGGTCTTCGGAGAGGGGCACCTCCCAGGATGATGGAGCAAAGGCTGGAGGCAAGAGAGAGCAAGCGGCCTCACCAAAGAGTCACTGACCTCTGGGGACTCAGGGGAGGGAGCATCTCATCTTCCCGATGCCCTCCTTTGCATCAGCTGGCAGCCTGCTTCTGCCAGGGATTTCGCAGTCTCTCCCCCTACCCCTTGAGGGCCCTGTCTGCTGGGGGAGTTGGATGATTCTAGAATCCCCCTGGCCCCTCATTGTGACATCACTGAGGCCCCTCCCCTCTACCCCTCTATCTGGGTAGCCGGGCAGTTCCCATCTTCCCCCTTCCCagcccctcctctcctttctttccctaggATGAGTCCTTGAATGACAGTAAGGCCAGATActaaggggaaggaggagggccTGCACCCTGTTTGAATGGCTGAGAGGCCAAGCTTGCTTTTGCTGGAGTCCTTCCCTCATGAGAGATTCAGGAAAGGCTCCATTCTGGGACCTTCCAGTGGCTTCCAACTGCTTTCTGAGTCTCTGGGGCCCTGGGGATGGGCCTTGGCAGCCAGAATCAGCCTGCTGGgcttggaggtggggaggggaggagcaagAATTCCTGGCTGCTACATAAACACTGGCATCTTCTGACACATTGAAGGGGAGGGCCTGCCAGCTATTGGGGCTTTCTCGGGACCTGGGGCAAATCCAAGATCTCCTCCTAGGGCCCCGGATCAAATCTGCACTACCACCCTGCACTCCCATGAACCAGCTGAAACCAGGACAATACTGCTATGTCCTAAAGGCCTTGAAGCTGGAGCCCAGCAGGGCGCTGAGTGCCCTGAACTGTTGGAGACCCTGGGTTGACTGGGGCCTGGGTTtaactcagatgccacctccttcCCCATGAGGCTTTTTCtgtctaatctctctctctctctctctctctctctctctctctctctctctctctctctctctctttctctctttctctctctctctctctctttctctctctctctctctttctctttctctctctctctccctagccctctccctttctctccctctgtccctccctgcctctctccctctctctctcttcctctctctg includes:
- the ZNRF4 gene encoding E3 ubiquitin-protein ligase ZNRF4, with translation MGAAGMRGMAFHFPRPVAFLFLLLELPASEALVRAVTSDGAGVVDFSDAPALFGAPLSEDGVQGYLIEAQPPNACQPIEGPITSNHSLGSIALVRRFDCTFDLKVLHAQQAGYKAVIVHNVQSNDLVNMVHVYDDIRQQIEIPSVFVSEATSKDLRAILCGNKGAHVLLLPNSHHYSELDCHPALSISWVLGRMVTLLMSTLLIIRKVWLYWWRWREQGTVANAPSQKTSHTRTFAHQNDVCAICLDEFEEGDQLKVLPCTHIYHCKCVDSWFSQALRRTCPICKQAVVSTEESSDSNPESLSEDESLRSRLDHWTIEVLTLVRQVASSTDSSSHRTEDSEGEEELWRESSTP